The Nerophis lumbriciformis linkage group LG05, RoL_Nlum_v2.1, whole genome shotgun sequence genome contains a region encoding:
- the paqr9 gene encoding membrane progestin receptor epsilon — protein MLLNCERPLTLLSYSDVPPRVIENFILTGYRFPNYSFRDCVLSAFRPTNETGNFWTHFLPVFVFAYHFAEVFDWEEAPSGWHPFFYPLWTYFLCVSSLLVSSSFAHLLNSMSLVVREVCFFVDYGTISAYTVGSSLAYHYYIHPRPGLDQINADGNLKPSEFRLFFETLYIPSACVVAIICLLSCCYTRQKWRRYRYAIRTLVFLLPFLVSSTPIFYRLLVRSPYSTASVFFYRHCFWLLAAAGFNISKVPERLSPGHFDIWGHSHQWFHCCTFLSILDELHMIKSEVRAILAGSVALPPGPAAGATYGVMLFLQATIVSIIVAFSWHANCLYGNQLANKQQKCH, from the coding sequence atgctgcTCAACTGCGAGCGTCCTTTAACTCTTCTGAGTTACTCGGACGTGCCGCCCCGGGTCATCGAGAACTTCATCCTGACCGGCTACCGCTTCCCCAACTACAGCTTCCGGGATTGCGTCCTGTCGGCGTTCCGGCCCACCAACGAGACGGGCAACTTCTGGACGCACTTCCTCCCCGTGTTCGTGTTCGCCTACCACTTCGCCGAGGTCTTCGACTGGGAGGAGGCGCCGTCCGGGTGGCACCCGTTTTTCTACCCGCTCTGGACCTACTTCCTGTGCGTTTCGTCTCTGTTGGTGTCCAGCAGCTTCGCCCACTTGCTGAACTCCATGTCGCTGGTGGTGAGAGAAGTCTGCTTCTTCGTGGACTACGGGACCATCAGCGCCTACACGGTGGGGTCGTCCTTGGCGTACCATTACTACATCCACCCCCGGCCCGGGCTGGACCAGATAAACGCCGACGGGAACTTGAAGCCTTCGGAGTTCCGACTCTTCTTCGAGACTCTCTACATCCCCAGTGCTTGTGTCGTGGCCATTATTTGCCTCCTGTCCTGCTGCTACACTCGCCAAAAGTGGAGGCGCTATCGATACGCCATCAGGACCCTGGTCTTCCTCCTCCCGTTTCTGGTGTCGTCCACTCCCATATTTTACCGCCTCCTCGTCCGATCGCCGTATTCCACCGCCTCCGTCTTCTTCTACCGCCACTGCTTCTGGCTGCTGGCGGCGGCCGGGTTCAACATCAGCAAGGTCCCGGAGAGGTTGTCGCCGGGTCACTTCGACATCTGGGGTCACAGCCACCAGTGGTTCCATTGCTGCACCTTTTTGTCCATCCTGGACGAGCTCCACATGATCAAGTCGGAGGTGAGGGCCATCCTGGCCGGGTCCGTAGCGCTGCCGCCCGGCCCGGCAGCCGGGGCCACCTACGGGGTCATGCTTTTCCTGCAGGCCACCATCGTCTCAATCATTGTCGCGTTTTCTTGGCATGCCAACTGTCTTTACGGAAATCAACTGGCAAACAAACAACAGAAATGTCACTGA